The following nucleotide sequence is from Thermogemmatispora onikobensis.
TGCCTCTCAAGGAGGCCAGCGCGCTCTCCAGTCTGGGCACCATCTATCAGCAACAGGGTCAGCTTGAGCAGGCGCTGGAGGTTTATCGTCAGGCGCTGAACATTGAGCGCGAAATGGGGTTCCTGGAGGGGGAGGGCACGACGCTGGCGCGCCTCGCCACTCTCTATCAAGAGATGCATCGCGATCGGGAGGCTCTCATCTGCTATCGAGAGGCCCTGTCCATTCATCGTGAAGTCTACAACCAGGCTGGCCTGGGCACCGCCCTCAACAATCTGGGCTCCTTCTATCAAGAGCACGGCCAGGTTCAGCGTGCCCTGGACTGTTTTCAAGAGGCCCTGCGCATTCAGGACCAGATCGGTGATCGGCGTGGCAAAGGGGCCACGCTCAGCAAATTGGCCTCGCTCTGTTTCGATCTTGGCCAGATCCAGCGTGCCCATACTCTGTACCAGGAAGCGCTCTACATCCTGCGCCGTGAAGGAGACCGCTCTCTCCTGGCCCTCACCCTGGGCGGCCTGGGCCAGGTGTATCACATCTGTCTGCAGGCAAAAGAGGCCCTGTACTGCTATCGCCAGGCCCTGGAGCTGGCGCGTCTCAGCCATGACCACGAGCGTGAGGTCATGGTACTGAGCAACCTGGGCATTTTCTTCGCCTTCTTCCATCAGACGCGCGTGGCCCTGGCCTGTTTCCTGCGCATGCTCGATCTCCTGCGCTCCTGCCAGGTCTCCGCCGACCAGTATCAGGAGGTCGAGGCTGCGGTTAGCCTGCTCTGCCTGCATCTGGCCGAAGAAGGCATTGTCATTGAGCTAACGGAGCTGGCTGCACGTGCCGCTGACATCATCGCCCAGGCCCTGGATAGACCGCCGACGCAAGCCATGCGGGCGATGAGCCGGGGCGCCCTGACCCTGGACACGCTGACCTTTCTCAGCGACGCCGTAGTCGACGTCTGCACCGTCAACCCCGGTGCCAGCCAGGTAGTCCA
It contains:
- a CDS encoding tetratricopeptide repeat protein; this encodes MENEYQEQGHQTPDEEIAYYQKQLEMQRVAGDRDGEMVSLFRLGLLFQRQDQLDQAHDYYQQALVRSREYGLPLKEASALSSLGTIYQQQGQLEQALEVYRQALNIEREMGFLEGEGTTLARLATLYQEMHRDREALICYREALSIHREVYNQAGLGTALNNLGSFYQEHGQVQRALDCFQEALRIQDQIGDRRGKGATLSKLASLCFDLGQIQRAHTLYQEALYILRREGDRSLLALTLGGLGQVYHICLQAKEALYCYRQALELARLSHDHEREVMVLSNLGIFFAFFHQTRVALACFLRMLDLLRSCQVSADQYQEVEAAVSLLCLHLAEEGIVIELTELAARAADIIAQALDRPPTQAMRAMSRGALTLDTLTFLSDAVVDVCTVNPGASQVVQAILLKAHNLLSAQLANGLASAGAGRQELEFFATLQNLLNGQAVSLPPRHRYQPLLEVIKHGISLYFSDPDHHGHRQQRASDRG